In Euphorbia lathyris chromosome 2, ddEupLath1.1, whole genome shotgun sequence, the sequence GATAGCTGATTTAGACTTTATGTACAACACAATAGAATCTTAAGCCTAATGTTTCCCGCAATTTTAAACCTCAATAactaaaattgaattttttttcttcacatGCTATTTCATGTTTGTTGTTCAATTCTCTACTTACTCGAATTGTAAGTATTTTTATTGGTAGACAATCATACTGTTGTTAAATTCTTAGTacgattaaaattaatttcataacaagaaaaaagaaaaaaagtttaGTTCTCTTTAAAATGCTGCCGGCCCTGGATTGAATGCCAACTACCAACAACACCAACCAGTGCCTCAGTATTTATTGTGAAACAATGAGACCACAAATCTCCTGATTTTGAAGTCTTTTGAAATTGACTTATTTTTCATATCATATTTGATAGatttttattaagaatttcGAAATCAGAATCATAAAAATGTGGATTTTTGGGTGGAAAGGACCATCAGGGTTTTCAGCAATCTCCACTGCTGAACAAGTTACTCAAGGGATTGATGGAACTGCCCTCACTGCCATAGTTACAGGTCTGCTTTTGTTCATTTTTCATCATGCTGAGTTTCTTCTCATCTGTATGTTTCCCAAAACTGATGTCTTTTAGTGTCCAAACTCAAAACTCTTTTATTCTAATACAATTGTTCCACACCTGGAATAAATTTCTTTAGAATTCGAGTCATTCTCAACATTTATTACTTCAATTGAATCTAATTGTTATTGTGAATCCTAAATTCAGGAGCATCAAGTGGGATTGGAGTGGAGACAGCAAGAGTTCTTGCAATGAGAGGTGTGTATGTTGTAATGGCAGTAAGAAATGTAGAAGCTGCTACAAAAATCAAACAAACAATACTCAAAGAAAACCCTTCTGCCAAACTTGAAGTTATGCAGTTAGATCTCAGCTCAATGGCGTCCATTAGGAAATTTGCATCTCAATATATTTCATCCGGTCTTCCACTAAATATTCTTATGTAAGAAACTGAACTTGATAAGTTACATTATCCGCCTTGCATATGTTCATGTTCATCATGTTGTTGTGATCATATTAATGCTTTCTTGTTGATCTTGTCTAATGTGCATCCTATTTAGAAGTcttttgaaattgatttgtgAGAAATGGACTCATTTTTCTTTGTTCCAAACCAAGTAACAATGCAGGCGTCGCGATGTCTCCTTTCATGCTTTCTCAAGACAATATAGAAATACAATTTGCGACAAACCATCTAGGTGAGTGCTCCATGAAGTTGAGGCTGCAACTGACTGACTGCCCGCAAGTGTTGTTCTCAAGCTTTTCTACATTTATATACGTGGAGGGAAACTCTTATGGAATTCCATAATCTAATAGGACATTTTCTGCTGACGGACCTTTTGCTGGAGACCATGAAAAACACAGCACGAGAAAGCAATCAAGAGGGGAGAATTGTTATTGTATCATCAGATAGTCACCACTATGGATATCGTGAAGgaattcgttttgataaaatcaatGACCAAACAGGGTAACTTTCTGCTCAACTTCTAGTGAGTCATATTTATGTAATCTAATCTACTGAATACAAATGTGTGCTTGTATAACCTCAAATGCATAGTGCATAGCAATTCTTAGTGCTTTCTTAACATGGCCTTGTGATTTTACAGATATAACAAATATTTTGCTTATGCACAGTCAAAGCTGGCTAACATTTTGCATGCTAATGAGCTCGCAAGACGCCTCAAGGTATGCACGTATACAGCTCAACAATCACTACTTCTATTAGCTTCAGATTTGCTGTTTGCATATTCCAAAGTTTGGTTGTTCCTTGGATGGTTGATATGTATGTAGATGTTTTTATTAACATTTGTAACTTAGTTTTGTCTTCCTGAACAGGAAGATGGAGTGAATATAACTGCTAATTCACTTCATCCTGGAGCAATTGTGACAAATATTACACGCCATCACAGTATTCTAGGTGGTAATTTTTAACTCCCTTGGATTATGTTGTTGATTCTAAATATCTTTGGCTTGATTGATGCAGGCTTTGTGTCTATATTGGGTAAATTTGTCGTAAAGAACCACCATCAGGTATGTGCCGCCACATTAACTCAAACAAGTTTCCGAATATTTTCTGTTGATGAGTTGATTAATGGCGGCAGGGAGCAGCAACTACATGTTATGTAGCATTGCATCCACAGGTTAAGGGGATAAGTGGCCAGTATTTTGCAGACAGTAACCTATCAAAACCAAGTTCCCTTGCTACGGATGCAGAATTGGGGACCAAACTATGGGATTTCAGCTTCAAATTGACCAATCCCAACTAGCTAAGCGGGGACAGATTTAAGGAGTCGTGAGAGGGCTTGAGCACCATTCAGTCGACGGAACTTATTATAGTTATAAAGGATGATTTTTCGAAAGGATAGCCTCTTAAGTGAACACATCGAGCAGAAATGTTCATTTAATGATAGACACTGTCGTCTCCTTATTTAACTTGTGTATGATTCTGATCAGAAATTCATAAGGTAATTAATAAATGTATCTAGTAGTAACAATGTTATACTGAACTACTTGATCTCCGCATTAAATTGTGAAAATATTAAGCAATCATATGAAGCATAGACAATACACAAGTTTAAAGCAGAACAAtatgatgatttggtggagaggACTAATCTTGAGATCAAAAtaatcataattaaattaagcaGTATCACACAGCACTTTAATTCTGAAATAGAAACACATCATCATTtaagtttttgtttttaaataaaattaaaaattcgtcTGAAACAAGAAACTCACATATCGAAATCGACGGCTTTGCATCGTGCAACCAACAATTGAGATTCTTTGTAATCGCGCTTTGCTCCTCCCTTCTCGTTTTCAAGCAGTAGTCTCGCAATACCCAGGAGATCGTGATTCCTAACTTTTCTGCACTAATGCCTTCTCTTCCATTAAATATacgaataaaaatcaattacttcAACGATTAAAATCAAAGAACCATAAATAGactaaactgaaataaaataaggattaattacaaaaatgggtcaaatgagAGGtccatttaacccatttacatatttaacccatttacttaacctactacatatctagattgattttgtatgactttctcataataccctcaatatttacgcgcgtatgtcttcctcccgtctgacttaGCAGAGGTTAGCATAATGCGAACCCAGGTTAGCATAATGCGAACCCAGGTTAGCATAATGCGAACcctgcgaagtctgcgaagctaatgtttggtttagttgatgattttagttagcataatGCGAACCCTGCGAAGtgtgcgaagctaatgtttggtttagttgatgattttagttagcatatgcgaagtctgcgaagctaatgtttggtttagttgatgattttagttagcataagCGAAGcttgcgaagctaatgtttggtttagttgatgattttagttagcatatgcgaagtctggatgtgtttttaacaaaattcgctaagtggtatataacaaaaaatggcaaacaacaacggattctaacattatttAACAACAAAATCAGAACATAAATGAATTAGGCATTTTCTCTGCGTTCTCAATCTTCCACCTCACCGAACGAGGTTGCTGTTCGCTCTAAAATCGCCATCTTTCTTCCCTTTTCTCTGTTGTTCGTCTTCTTCCTCGTCTTTTCTCTCACTGTTCACATTCTTCTACCGTCTGTTCgcattcttcctcttctttgctcTCACTGTTCACCTTCTTCTACCGCCGTTCACCTTCTCTCACCGTCGTTCGCCCTAAAATCACCCACCTTCTCTCACCGTCGTTCGGCCTAAAATCGTCCTCTCGTTTTTCCTCTACTGCCGTTCGCTTCCCTTTTCTCTCACCGGAGTAGGAGTTTTGAAGAATGTcgtcaaacaacaacggattttgCAGGTTAGATCCTTGTGGAAGGAGGATGAGCCATTTTTGGTGAAGAGGAAACCGTAAggaagaaagagaggaagaggaagatgaaagattgggggtattatgggaaagtcacacaaaacagtctaaatatgtaataggttgagtaaatgggttaaatatgtaaatagaattcccatttgacctagttttataattttcccataaaataaatcaatgtataaatatttcatttaaaaaaaaattattttataataattaaaaataaatattaaaactgaataatataataaaagcaaaatatttttcaaaatatttttcaaaataaaaaagtaaaatcaaataatagaatatcaaaaataaaattagtcTAAGATAAAcctaaacaaaattaaatataaacatcaaaataaaatttaaaaagtaaaatttaattaaaaatattttttacgaataaaaaacaaaaatatattaaaaaattattttaaaattaaaaaaataaaaataaataaatatatagattaAAGTCGAGTTTTACACAGAATATGAAATAGATGTTCAACTAGTAACAAATTAGTAAGAGATAGAAAAGGTAATTTAAAAAACTTAGGTAGTTGGAAAATGAGAGTAAAGTAGTTTACACCCAAAACTAAGAATGTTCTTTACCATTGCTGAAACCTCAAAAAAAGGCACCTTAAAGTGGTGGTGCATTTCTGTTACTTTTCTAATAGTTGGAGGACCATAATTGTTATTAACCCCTAGTATAAACGACCCAAGCTCTGGGCGATCCATTTCCCCAAACCATTATAACATCTGAAATTCGATGTTTTTCTTGCAGCAAACTTATCAATCCTCAACTCATTAATTTTCCCGGCAACCAAACACGTTGATTTGAGGGATTCTTCTGAAACTAACAATTAGGATCTTGAATTAATATGGATGAGGTAGAGGAGGCAGTGGAGAAGGCGAAGAAGGAATGGGACGAAGCATATGCTAAAACACAAGAACGGATCAAGGAAATTCAAGAATATGGCAAATCGAGAAGAGGGGAAGAATTTGGAATCACCCAGGAGAAGAATTCTCTTCCTAGATTAAATGGCTTAGCACAAGACGGCTTGGCTTTGCTACAGTCTTTGCAATTTCAGCTCGATCTTCTTGCCCCCCAGTTGCCGACTGATGACAAAGTGAAATCCGCACAAACCTTGCTCGAATTGTGGAAGAGTCAATGCCAAAGGTACAAAATCCACACGCTtgaattgattttctacttaaTTTCTGGTTTCTTGTCTTCTGTCCTTTTTAATTCTTTCTCCAAGAGACTAGTGCTAACtgcttattttaattttgtaactCTCATTTTGGAATTAGTTTGCGCTTGAACTTGAGAAATGCTAATTTGCAAGCCAAGGCTAACATGAGGAAAACTGCTCAGGAAGAGGTAAATTAGCTGTTTTGCCTTGAATTTTTGCTTTTTGATCTAATGTGTGTCCTTTAGCTTGTTTTtatcattattgtaatttattttcattatcacATCTTCCATGCATCacaagaaagaatgaaaaaaaattgtttacTTTTCTCTTATGGTTATTTTGATTGTAGAGAGAGCTTCTACTGGGTGGCGGAGAGGAGTCCACAATTCGCAGACGCAATTTGCAGTATGTATTATACTTCATTGCTTTTTCCAGTAATATTAGTGTTTTAATGATTTACAATGCTCTTGGAATGAAGAATGAGTGACAAGCTGGTGGCTATTTTGGAGTGGGTTTAAGTTTAGGTTCAAAATATACTAGTAGTAGTGATTTTATGGTAATTGCTTAACTAAAGGGGAAAAGAAATTTTTGCTAAAGCTTTAATTCTATCTTTAAAGCTCTTGCATAGGGTAATATTAGTTTGGAAAGTTATCTGAATACGGCCTTGTATGCTAGTTCTTGGCTCTTTTTTGTCATTATGGTGAGTAATTTTAGTGTTTGTTTTATAGGACGAAGGCTGGGATGACATCTGCTGCAGAAAGCATCACAGAGAGCCTTCGTCGCACTCGTCAGTTAATGGTTCAGGTTAGCTCCTTATTTGTGTTATAGTCTATGCATGCATGTATCACTCATTATTTTAAGGACTGGTCTTTGTATCACGCATTATTCTAAGGACTGATCTCTGTTTGATGCTCATTTGGTTTTGTATCAAAATTCTAATTGCAGGAGGTGGAAAGAAGTGCTACCACCCTAATGACTTTTGGTAGGTTTTTTTCTGGCCCTGTTCTAGTAAAAACCTTCCCTTTTCTCACTTTTCATTTGGTTTAAGGATAAGAAATTAAGAACAAGGTGAAATCCAAAAAACTTTCTTCTGTGAAACTTAAGGTAAACCAAAATTTAGGATAGGGCACTTTTAGCTTGAAAAAGATCAAAGCTATAACTATCTCTTAGTGACCTTATTGACCTTTATGCCAAAATTGTTAAACAATCTAGTTCGCACccattaataaatttaattctttTGTGTCATTGCAAATATTCTCAATTCGATAGACTTGGCCAAAACATGAAACCTAATGAACAGTGCATAATTTGGTGATTGTGCATCCGATATTTGACCTTAAGTCCTTTTATTCCTTTGAAAAGCTGTTTCAATGCACATACTCATAAAAGTTGAactgtttgttttatttttctgcaAGGAAATGCTGTTGTGAGAAACAACATTGTCAAACTGTTGTACTATTGGTTATAGATAGACCATTGTGGTAGAATTTGCTTACGAGAATAATTGTTCTTAGCCTATCAATCAAACTTCAATATCATTATGTTATCAGTTTAGTGGACTACCTCTCACTTCACATGGGCCTCTAGATGATTAATTTAGAGCTTATCCGTACAGTTTTCAATCAGCCCGACAtttaaaaagaatgaaaattcaGGTGGATGCATGGTACATATTCTCAACTGTTACAGTTGTGACCTGATCTACATGTTGCAACTTATGAcattaatttgaattttcttagtttttccCAGAGTTAAATACTTTCGAGTTCTATTCTGAGATAAGGTATCTGTTTTGTTTGCTTATCCATAAATGGTTCTGAAGAATGTATGTGGTGGTTTTACAGAGGAATCGACGGGGGTATTAAAGAAGGCTGAAAGTGAATACAAGGGCCATCGGTCATTGTTGGGGCGGACCCGAAATCTACTCTCCACCATGCAACGCCAGGATGTACTTGACAGGTAAGGAGAAAATGTGTTTTTTTCTCCGTCCTGTTAGCAACTGATTGTAGCTTCACAAGAGCTAATTCTGAGCTATATGTGGGCAGATTGATCCTTGCAGTAGGATTTTTGTTGTTCACCTGTGCTGTTCTTTATGTGGTCTCAAAGCGCATTGGCCTGCTGAGGTTGCAGAGAGAGGTTACTTCTCTAATAAAAGCCGGCATGGTTGGACAAGGTGAGATCAGAGGAAGAGGTGCTGAAAATGGTGTTCGCATAGCTCAGGTTCATCAAAATGCAGTTCCTAACGTCGAGGTACCTTTAGAACGACTTATGCATGATGAACTTTAAGGTCATAGGTTCGTGACACCATGGATACTCTTTTTTTTCACTTCAAAAACAGTAAAATTGTAgaaaaatcacattgaatgtaTTCACATATGTTTTTTTCTGGGCTTGTTTCGGAAATTGCATTGGGGTAATCTATaatcattttattttcattGATGGGTTGAATTGAATGTCTGAATTTTATTGGGAAAATACAAGGAGAAAATATAATACAAAACAGGAGAAGTAGAAGTTGGACCCCTTTTAGATTTTTTCCAATTAAAGTATCTGCATTATATTTCGAATTCGGAAATTTTTAACTTGAGCGAAATGAGGTTTTTAACTACTCAAACCAACTTGGTAAAATTGTCACCTCTTTAATCAAAATAACATATTGACAAATCATCCTGCAGTCTCGGATGTATTCATTTACTAATTATAGAAACCCTTATAACATAAAACTCAAATATAATATTTGATGTATACAAATAGATTTTAGTTTCAATCCAATCTGGTCTAATTCAATTTGATATTCAATCTACCCAGGCCAAGCTTTTTTATGCCcgaaatcaattattttttaataattgttGTATTTCGTAAGTCGCATTAATTTATTGAGCGACAGTATTTCTACCTATAACTGCTATAGGGTTTTAAATATTAGGCATCTTGTCGGAAAAGGACCGAAATGCCTCGGGTTCTTTTTTCAAGCACGGAAACTCCCGTGAATTGATTCTCatataataataagaaaaagaaaaaaagagaatgTGACCTTCATCCTTTAAAAGAAGTGAATACAATAACTGGATGGGTGGGTCTGATATGAATTAAGCAAGTAGCCAAAAATTCCTATGAGTTTTAGAATTCAAGACATAGCCAGCATTTTGTCCCTTTTTCTGAACAGCAACACATGTACATTTGCTTTTCTCTATTAAATACTCTGTTGTGTCAAACGCCTTCAACCCTGAACTTGACCTCTTGTATCTGTTCATTTACATTCACACAAATAACAAATACATTAGAGGACATAAGATCATCAATTTTAGAGTTAGAATCTCAAAATGGTACTCCACTTCTATAATATTTGTCTTTTAAGAATAAAATACaagaattaagaaatataattaattttaactaaaaaaaactttGTTACCCATATATTAATTGCATccgttaattaatttttatctattttcgaAATAAAAATGCAACTTAAATAGgagtatatttggtaaaagtcAATTAATGTGCATGGATTGAATCAAAACGTCATGTATTATAGAAGAAAAAAATCTCTAGAGAGGCAAATATTATGGAACTAGAGCTCGAGCTTAACATCATGTTTGTGAGCTACTCGTGAGCAGCTTATTAATTCTGTTCATGAATTTCTTTTgtgaacaactcattaattatgtaatcgagccgagccgagccgagatTTGGTCTGTTTATGCTCGACTCGTTAGAAAATTGATGAGCTCTAACCCAAACTCAATGTCCTGTTCGTGAGCTGTTCACATGTTTATTCATGAGCTTTGTTTGCCCGTAGTTCATTGTTAATGAACTTCACTCACGACCAgcttattaattatgttcatttgaaatttctttaatacaaaattatattGTTTTCCATTTCTCccttatagaaatattattactaaaaaaaaatcgaacTAAGCTTGCTCACGAAcgtatttataaatattataatcaagCTTGTTCATGAGTTTATCCATGAACGTATAACCGAGGTGACCCTTCGAGCCGAGTTTCGTCAAGCTCAAACAAACTCAACTCGTTTATAAATCAAGCACAAAGTCTAGCTTTGAaaggctcggctcatttacggCCATAGTTATAACACA encodes:
- the LOC136219463 gene encoding uncharacterized protein isoform X2, giving the protein MDEVEEAVEKAKKEWDEAYAKTQERIKEIQEYGKSRRGEEFGITQEKNSLPRLNGLAQDGLALLQSLQFQLDLLAPQLPTDDKVKSAQTLLELWKSQCQSLRLNLRNANLQAKANMRKTAQEERELLLGGGEESTIRRRNLQTKAGMTSAAESITESLRRTRQLMVQEVERSATTLMTFEESTGVLKKAESEYKGHRSLLGRTRNLLSTMQRQDVLDRLILAVGFLLFTCAVLYVVSKRIGLLRLQREVTSLIKAGMVGQGEIRGRGAENGVRIAQVHQNAVPNVEVNARILIIIMI
- the LOC136219460 gene encoding short-chain dehydrogenase TIC 32, chloroplastic-like, which translates into the protein MWIFGWKGPSGFSAISTAEQVTQGIDGTALTAIVTGASSGIGVETARVLAMRGVYVVMAVRNVEAATKIKQTILKENPSAKLEVMQLDLSSMASIRKFASQYISSGLPLNILINNAGVAMSPFMLSQDNIEIQFATNHLGHFLLTDLLLETMKNTARESNQEGRIVIVSSDSHHYGYREGIRFDKINDQTGYNKYFAYAQSKLANILHANELARRLKEDGVNITANSLHPGAIVTNITRHHSILGFVSILGKFVVKNHHQGAATTCYVALHPQVKGISGQYFADSNLSKPSSLATDAELGTKLWDFSFKLTNPN
- the LOC136219463 gene encoding uncharacterized protein isoform X1 gives rise to the protein MDEVEEAVEKAKKEWDEAYAKTQERIKEIQEYGKSRRGEEFGITQEKNSLPRLNGLAQDGLALLQSLQFQLDLLAPQLPTDDKVKSAQTLLELWKSQCQSLRLNLRNANLQAKANMRKTAQEERELLLGGGEESTIRRRNLQTKAGMTSAAESITESLRRTRQLMVQEVERSATTLMTFEESTGVLKKAESEYKGHRSLLGRTRNLLSTMQRQDVLDRLILAVGFLLFTCAVLYVVSKRIGLLRLQREVTSLIKAGMVGQGEIRGRGAENGVRIAQVHQNAVPNVEVPLERLMHDEL